From the Homo sapiens chromosome 1, GRCh38.p14 Primary Assembly genome, one window contains:
- the THBS3 gene encoding thrombospondin-3 isoform X11, protein MVGGLESSVGSCSYPERVCCAPRMGGGELGCGTSQTQEWKEKLPSISTLWTPGATPVGDQHSISFAPPGGGISNLWGAVSVFPIIDLLTVGESRQMVAVAEKIRTALLTAGDIYLLSTFRLPPKQGGVLFGLYSRQDNTRWLEASVVGKINKVLVRYQREDGKVHAVNLQQAGLADGRTHTVLLRLRGPSRPSPALHLYVDCKLGDQHAGLPALAPIPPAEVDGLEIRTGQKAYLRMQGFVESMKIILGGSMARVGALSECPFQGDESIHSAVTNALHSILGEQTKALVTQLTLFNQILVELRDDIRDQVKEMSLIRNTIMECQVCGFHEQRSHCSPNPCFRGVDCMEVYEYPGYRCGPCPPGLQGNGTHCSDINECAHADPCFPGSSCINTMPGFHCEACPRGYKGTQVSGVGIDYARASKQVCNDIDECNDGNNGGCDPNSICTNTVGSFKCGPCRLGFLGNQSQGCLPARTCHSPAHSPCHIHAHCLFERNGAVSCQCNVGWAGNGNVCGTDTDIDGYPDQALPCMDNNKHCKQDNCLLTPNSGQEDADNDGVGDQCDDDADGDGIKNVEASPMDWTIALKSPTHYRQTGMRTGWEMLATAALK, encoded by the exons ATGGTGGGAGGGTTAGAGTCCTCAGTGGGCAGCTGTTCTTATCCAGAGCGAGTGTGCTGCGCCCCTAGGATGGGAGGAGGGGAACTAGGGTGTGGAACGAGCCAAACCCAGGAGTGGAAAGAGAAGCTGCCTTCCATTTCTACGTTGTGGACACCAGGTGCCACTCCTGTGGGGGATCAGCACAGCATCTCCTTTGCGCCACCTGGTGGGGGCATCTCAAATTTGTGGGGTGCTGTTTCTGTGTTTCCAA TAATTGACCTGCTGACTGTGGGCGAGTCTCGGCAGATGGTAGCTGTGGCAGAGAAGATCCGGacagccttgctcactgctgggGACATCTACCTCTTATCCACCTTCCGCCTGCCCCCCAAGCAGGGTGGTGTCCTCTTTGGCCTCTATTCTCGCCAAGACAACACTCGATGGCTGGAGGCCTCTGTTGTAGGCAAGATCAACAAAG TACTGGTGCGATACCAGCGGGAGGATGGCAAAGTCCACGCCGTGAACCTACAGCAAGCGGGCCTGGCTGATGGGCGCACACACACAGTTCTCCTGCGACTCCGAGGTCCCTCCAGACCCAGCCCTGCCCTACATCTCTACGTGGACTGCAAACTGGGTGACCAACATGCAGGCCTTCCAGCACTGGCCCCCATTCCTCCAGCGGAGGTCGATGGGCTGGAGATTAGGACTGGACAGAAGGCGTATTTGAGGATGCAG GGCTTTGTGGAATCTATGAAAATTATTCTGGGTGGGTCCATGGCCCGGGTAGGAGCCCTGAGTGAGTGTCCATTCCAAGGGGACGAGTCCATCCACAGTGCAG TGACCAatgcactgcactccattctaG GGGAGCAGACCAAGGCGCTGGTCACCCAACTCACCCTCTTCAACCAGATCCTGGTGGAGCTGCGGGATGATATACGAGACCAG GTGAAGGAAATGTCCCTGATCCGAAACACCATTATGGAGTGTCAGGTGTGCG GCTTCCATGAGCAGCGTTCCCACTGCAGCCCCAATCCCTGCTTCCGAGGTGTGGACTGCATGGAAGTGTACGAGTACCCAGGCTACCGCTGTGGGCCCTGCCCCCCTGGCCTGCAGGGCAACGGCACCCACTGCAGTGACATCAATGAG TGTGCTCACGCTGACCCCTGTTTCCCGGGCTCCAGCTGCatcaacaccatgcccggcttccaCTGTGAGGCCTGTCCTCGAGGGTACAAGGGCACACAGGTGTCTGGTGTGGGCATTGACTATGCCCGGGCCAGCAAACAG GTCTGCAATGACATCGATGAATGCAACGATGGCAACAATGGTGGCTGTGACCCAAACTCCATCTGCACCAACACTGTG GGCTCTTTCAAGTGTGGTCCCTGCCGCCTGGGTTTCCTGGGCAACCAGAGCCAGGGCTGCCTCCCAGCCCGGACCTGCCACAGCCCAGCCCACAGCCCCTGCCACATCCATGCTCACTGTCTCTTTGAACGCAATGGTGCAGTGTCCTGCCAG TGTAACGTGGGCTGGGCTGGGAATGGGAACGTGTGTGGGACTGACACAGACATCGATGGCTACCCAGACCAAGCACTGCCCTGCATGGACAACAACAAACACTGCAAACAG GACAACTGCCTTTTGACACCCAACTCTGGGCAGGAAGATGCTGATAATGATGGTGTGGGGGACCAGTGTGATGATGATGCTGATGGGGATGGGATCAAGAATGTTGAG GCATCCCCAATGGATTGGACAATTGCCCTAAAGTCCCCAACCCACTACAGACAGACAGGGATGAGGACGGGGTGGGAGATGCTTGCGACAGCTGCCCTGAAATGA
- the THBS3 gene encoding thrombospondin-3 isoform X10, translated as MVGGLESSVGSCSYPERVCCAPRMGGGELGCGTSQTQEWKEKLPSISTLWTPGATPVGDQHSISFAPPGGGISNLWGAVSVFPIIDLLTVGESRQMVAVAEKIRTALLTAGDIYLLSTFRLPPKQGGVLFGLYSRQDNTRWLEASVVGKINKVLVRYQREDGKVHAVNLQQAGLADGRTHTVLLRLRGPSRPSPALHLYVDCKLGDQHAGLPALAPIPPAEVDGLEIRTGQKAYLRMQGFVESMKIILGGSMARVGALSECPFQGDESIHSAVTNALHSILGEQTKALVTQLTLFNQILVELRDDIRDQVKEMSLIRNTIMECQVCGFHEQRSHCSPNPCFRGVDCMEVYEYPGYRCGPCPPGLQGNGTHCSDINECAHADPCFPGSSCINTMPGFHCEACPRGYKGTQVSGVGIDYARASKQVCNDIDECNDGNNGGCDPNSICTNTVGSFKCGPCRLGFLGNQSQGCLPARTCHSPAHSPCHIHAHCLFERNGAVSCQCNVGWAGNGNVCGTDTDIDGYPDQALPCMDNNKHCKQDNCLLTPNSGQEDADNDGVGDQCDDDADGDGIKNVEDNCRLFPNKDQQNSDTDSFGDACDNCPNVPNNDQKDTDGNGEGDACDNDVDGDGIPNGLDNCPKVPNPLQTDRDEDGVGDACDSCPEMSNPTQVQGDDRCRQRPGGGCL; from the exons ATGGTGGGAGGGTTAGAGTCCTCAGTGGGCAGCTGTTCTTATCCAGAGCGAGTGTGCTGCGCCCCTAGGATGGGAGGAGGGGAACTAGGGTGTGGAACGAGCCAAACCCAGGAGTGGAAAGAGAAGCTGCCTTCCATTTCTACGTTGTGGACACCAGGTGCCACTCCTGTGGGGGATCAGCACAGCATCTCCTTTGCGCCACCTGGTGGGGGCATCTCAAATTTGTGGGGTGCTGTTTCTGTGTTTCCAA TAATTGACCTGCTGACTGTGGGCGAGTCTCGGCAGATGGTAGCTGTGGCAGAGAAGATCCGGacagccttgctcactgctgggGACATCTACCTCTTATCCACCTTCCGCCTGCCCCCCAAGCAGGGTGGTGTCCTCTTTGGCCTCTATTCTCGCCAAGACAACACTCGATGGCTGGAGGCCTCTGTTGTAGGCAAGATCAACAAAG TACTGGTGCGATACCAGCGGGAGGATGGCAAAGTCCACGCCGTGAACCTACAGCAAGCGGGCCTGGCTGATGGGCGCACACACACAGTTCTCCTGCGACTCCGAGGTCCCTCCAGACCCAGCCCTGCCCTACATCTCTACGTGGACTGCAAACTGGGTGACCAACATGCAGGCCTTCCAGCACTGGCCCCCATTCCTCCAGCGGAGGTCGATGGGCTGGAGATTAGGACTGGACAGAAGGCGTATTTGAGGATGCAG GGCTTTGTGGAATCTATGAAAATTATTCTGGGTGGGTCCATGGCCCGGGTAGGAGCCCTGAGTGAGTGTCCATTCCAAGGGGACGAGTCCATCCACAGTGCAG TGACCAatgcactgcactccattctaG GGGAGCAGACCAAGGCGCTGGTCACCCAACTCACCCTCTTCAACCAGATCCTGGTGGAGCTGCGGGATGATATACGAGACCAG GTGAAGGAAATGTCCCTGATCCGAAACACCATTATGGAGTGTCAGGTGTGCG GCTTCCATGAGCAGCGTTCCCACTGCAGCCCCAATCCCTGCTTCCGAGGTGTGGACTGCATGGAAGTGTACGAGTACCCAGGCTACCGCTGTGGGCCCTGCCCCCCTGGCCTGCAGGGCAACGGCACCCACTGCAGTGACATCAATGAG TGTGCTCACGCTGACCCCTGTTTCCCGGGCTCCAGCTGCatcaacaccatgcccggcttccaCTGTGAGGCCTGTCCTCGAGGGTACAAGGGCACACAGGTGTCTGGTGTGGGCATTGACTATGCCCGGGCCAGCAAACAG GTCTGCAATGACATCGATGAATGCAACGATGGCAACAATGGTGGCTGTGACCCAAACTCCATCTGCACCAACACTGTG GGCTCTTTCAAGTGTGGTCCCTGCCGCCTGGGTTTCCTGGGCAACCAGAGCCAGGGCTGCCTCCCAGCCCGGACCTGCCACAGCCCAGCCCACAGCCCCTGCCACATCCATGCTCACTGTCTCTTTGAACGCAATGGTGCAGTGTCCTGCCAG TGTAACGTGGGCTGGGCTGGGAATGGGAACGTGTGTGGGACTGACACAGACATCGATGGCTACCCAGACCAAGCACTGCCCTGCATGGACAACAACAAACACTGCAAACAG GACAACTGCCTTTTGACACCCAACTCTGGGCAGGAAGATGCTGATAATGATGGTGTGGGGGACCAGTGTGATGATGATGCTGATGGGGATGGGATCAAGAATGTTGAG GACAACTGCCGGCTGTTCCCCAACAAAGACCAGCAGAACTCAGATACAGATTCATTTGGTGATGCCTGTGACAATTGCCCCAACGTTCCCAACAATGACCAGAAGGACACAGATGGCAATGGGGAAGGAGATGCCTGTGACAACGACGTGGATGGGGATG GCATCCCCAATGGATTGGACAATTGCCCTAAAGTCCCCAACCCACTACAGACAGACAGGGATGAGGACGGGGTGGGAGATGCTTGCGACAGCTGCCCTGAAATGAGCAATCCTACCCAGGTACAGGGAGATG ACAGATGCAGACAGCGACCTGGTGGGGGATGTCTGTGA
- the THBS3 gene encoding thrombospondin-3 isoform X12 codes for MVGGLESSVGSCSYPERVCCAPRMGGGELGCGTSQTQEWKEKLPSISTLWTPGATPVGDQHSISFAPPGGGISNLWGAVSVFPIIDLLTVGESRQMVAVAEKIRTALLTAGDIYLLSTFRLPPKQGGVLFGLYSRQDNTRWLEASVVGKINKVLVRYQREDGKVHAVNLQQAGLADGRTHTVLLRLRGPSRPSPALHLYVDCKLGDQHAGLPALAPIPPAEVDGLEIRTGQKAYLRMQGFVESMKIILGGSMARVGALSECPFQGDESIHSAVTNALHSILGEQTKALVTQLTLFNQILVELRDDIRDQVKEMSLIRNTIMECQVCGFHEQRSHCSPNPCFRGVDCMEVYEYPGYRCGPCPPGLQGNGTHCSDINECAHADPCFPGSSCINTMPGFHCEACPRGYKGTQVSGVGIDYARASKQIRPYQCPLLYLRRPTIGLVPPKVCPFRSAMTSMNATMATMVAVTQTPSAPTLWALSSVVPAAWVSWATRARAASQPGPATAQPTAPATSMLTVSLNAMVQCPASVTWAGLGMGTCVGLTQTSMATQTKHCPAWTTTNTANRTTAF; via the exons ATGGTGGGAGGGTTAGAGTCCTCAGTGGGCAGCTGTTCTTATCCAGAGCGAGTGTGCTGCGCCCCTAGGATGGGAGGAGGGGAACTAGGGTGTGGAACGAGCCAAACCCAGGAGTGGAAAGAGAAGCTGCCTTCCATTTCTACGTTGTGGACACCAGGTGCCACTCCTGTGGGGGATCAGCACAGCATCTCCTTTGCGCCACCTGGTGGGGGCATCTCAAATTTGTGGGGTGCTGTTTCTGTGTTTCCAA TAATTGACCTGCTGACTGTGGGCGAGTCTCGGCAGATGGTAGCTGTGGCAGAGAAGATCCGGacagccttgctcactgctgggGACATCTACCTCTTATCCACCTTCCGCCTGCCCCCCAAGCAGGGTGGTGTCCTCTTTGGCCTCTATTCTCGCCAAGACAACACTCGATGGCTGGAGGCCTCTGTTGTAGGCAAGATCAACAAAG TACTGGTGCGATACCAGCGGGAGGATGGCAAAGTCCACGCCGTGAACCTACAGCAAGCGGGCCTGGCTGATGGGCGCACACACACAGTTCTCCTGCGACTCCGAGGTCCCTCCAGACCCAGCCCTGCCCTACATCTCTACGTGGACTGCAAACTGGGTGACCAACATGCAGGCCTTCCAGCACTGGCCCCCATTCCTCCAGCGGAGGTCGATGGGCTGGAGATTAGGACTGGACAGAAGGCGTATTTGAGGATGCAG GGCTTTGTGGAATCTATGAAAATTATTCTGGGTGGGTCCATGGCCCGGGTAGGAGCCCTGAGTGAGTGTCCATTCCAAGGGGACGAGTCCATCCACAGTGCAG TGACCAatgcactgcactccattctaG GGGAGCAGACCAAGGCGCTGGTCACCCAACTCACCCTCTTCAACCAGATCCTGGTGGAGCTGCGGGATGATATACGAGACCAG GTGAAGGAAATGTCCCTGATCCGAAACACCATTATGGAGTGTCAGGTGTGCG GCTTCCATGAGCAGCGTTCCCACTGCAGCCCCAATCCCTGCTTCCGAGGTGTGGACTGCATGGAAGTGTACGAGTACCCAGGCTACCGCTGTGGGCCCTGCCCCCCTGGCCTGCAGGGCAACGGCACCCACTGCAGTGACATCAATGAG TGTGCTCACGCTGACCCCTGTTTCCCGGGCTCCAGCTGCatcaacaccatgcccggcttccaCTGTGAGGCCTGTCCTCGAGGGTACAAGGGCACACAGGTGTCTGGTGTGGGCATTGACTATGCCCGGGCCAGCAAACAG ATAAGGCCATACCAGTGTCCTCTGCTGTATCTGAGGAGACCCACCATAGGTCTGGTTCCACCCAAAGTCTGCCCCTTCAGGTCTGCAATGACATCGATGAATGCAACGATGGCAACAATGGTGGCTGTGACCCAAACTCCATCTGCACCAACACTGTG GGCTCTTTCAAGTGTGGTCCCTGCCGCCTGGGTTTCCTGGGCAACCAGAGCCAGGGCTGCCTCCCAGCCCGGACCTGCCACAGCCCAGCCCACAGCCCCTGCCACATCCATGCTCACTGTCTCTTTGAACGCAATGGTGCAGTGTCCTGCCAG TGTAACGTGGGCTGGGCTGGGAATGGGAACGTGTGTGGGACTGACACAGACATCGATGGCTACCCAGACCAAGCACTGCCCTGCATGGACAACAACAAACACTGCAAACAG GACAACTGCCTTTTGA